The Mycolicibacterium duvalii DNA window CGCATACCGCCCAGTGAGCCGGCCCACCCGCGGCCGAGGCCGGAAGGACATGAACCCGATGACGACGCTTCCCGAGACGTCTCCACAGACGTTCCCTGAGACCACCCACGGTCACATCGACCTCAGTGCACGCGAGTTCTGGACCAAGCCGCCCGCCGAGCGCGACGCGGCGTTCGAGGTGCTGCGCCGCGAGAATCCGGTGGCCTGGAGCCGGCCCGCCGACTCCGATCTGCTGCCGCCCGAGCAGAACCTCAGGGGGTTCTGGTCGCTGACCAAGCACGAGGACATCCGCTTCGCCAGTCGTCATCCCGAGATCTTCTCGTCGGCGCAGGGCATCACGATGGAGGACTTCCCGCGGGAGATCCTGATGATGTCGCAGTCGTTCATCGCGATGGACGCCCCGCGTCACACGCAGCTGCGCGGGATCACGCTGGATGCGTTCAAGCCGCGCAACATGCGCCGGCTGCAGAGCTGGATCCAAGGGCACGCGCGCGACCTGGTCAGCGAGATGTCCCATCTGGGCGAAGGTGACTTCGTCGAGCTGGTGTCGGTCAAACTGCCGGGCCGTATCTTCGGCAGCTTCTTCGGCCTCCCGCCCGGTGAGATCCACGAGAAGACCATCAGCGCAGCGCAGCGCACCCTGGGGTGGACCGACCCCGAGGTCCGTGGTGACTTGACCGCGATCGAGCTGTTCGCCGGGGCCGTGATGGACCTGCACGAGACGGTCACCACCCTGCTGCCCGAACGTCGTGCCAACCCCGGCGACGATCTGCTGTCCTGGATGGTGCAGGCCGAGTTCGACGGCGAGAAGATGACCGACGACGAGCTCAAGGCGTTCTTCACGCTGCTGGCGGTCGCGGCCAACGACACCACCAGACATGCGTCGGCGCAGGCGATCTACGCGTTCTCGCAATTCCCCGCGCAGCGCGACCTGCTGGTTGCCGACATCGGCGGACGGATCGATGCGGCTGTCGAGGAGGTGCTGCGGTGGGGATCGCCGCTGCTGCACATGCGGCGCACCGCGACCCAGGACGTCACGATCCGGGACAAGGAGATCAAAGCCGGCGACAAGGTGGTGCTGTGGTACATCTCGGCCAACCGTGACGAGGACGTGTTCGAAGACCCGATGACCTTCGACATCACCCGTAAGTCCAACCCCCACTTGGCATTCGGCGGCGGCGGTCCGCACTTCTGCCTGGGCGCCGCGCTGGCGCGCACCATGTTGCGGTCGCTTCTCACCGAGGTCTACACCCGCATCCCGGACATCACCGCCACCGAACCCAACTTCCAGGTGGCCAACTTCATCAACGGCATCAACAGCCTGCCCGCCACCTGGACGCCCGAAGGGACGCGCGTCTGAAGACGGACGCCGCACCCGGTGATCGTCACCGCTCGGGTGCGCTGCCCCCCAGTTGCCGGGTGACGGCGTCTGCGGTGGCCACCACCGCGCGCGCCCGTTCGGTGATCTCGTTGTCGGTCAACGGTTTCCCGACCTGCATGGAGGCGACCATGACCTGCCGGCGGTAGTGG harbors:
- a CDS encoding cytochrome P450; translated protein: MTTLPETSPQTFPETTHGHIDLSAREFWTKPPAERDAAFEVLRRENPVAWSRPADSDLLPPEQNLRGFWSLTKHEDIRFASRHPEIFSSAQGITMEDFPREILMMSQSFIAMDAPRHTQLRGITLDAFKPRNMRRLQSWIQGHARDLVSEMSHLGEGDFVELVSVKLPGRIFGSFFGLPPGEIHEKTISAAQRTLGWTDPEVRGDLTAIELFAGAVMDLHETVTTLLPERRANPGDDLLSWMVQAEFDGEKMTDDELKAFFTLLAVAANDTTRHASAQAIYAFSQFPAQRDLLVADIGGRIDAAVEEVLRWGSPLLHMRRTATQDVTIRDKEIKAGDKVVLWYISANRDEDVFEDPMTFDITRKSNPHLAFGGGGPHFCLGAALARTMLRSLLTEVYTRIPDITATEPNFQVANFINGINSLPATWTPEGTRV